Part of the Citrobacter sp. Marseille-Q6884 genome, TTCACGACCATCGATGCGCGGCTCGCCTGCCAGTACGCGGCTACGAACAACGTTTTTCTCGATAGCGTGCAGGATTTCACCCAGCTCGTTAGCGTCCAGGGTTTCGTCTTCAGCCACCAGCGTCGCGATGGTTTCAGATTTGATCACGTCAACCTGAGCATAACGCTCTTGTTTGTCGGTGATACGGTAAGCGTCGCTCAGGCGCGCTTCTGCCAGGGCGGCAACGCGTGCATTCAGCGCTTCGTTGACGGCTTCTGGCTGCCAGTCCCAACGCGGTTTGCCAGCTTCTTTCGCCAGCTCGTTGATAGCCTGAATAACAACCTGCTGCTGTTCGTGACCGAATACGACTGCGCCCAGCATCTGGTCTTCGCTCAGCAATTCTGCTTCGGATTCAACCATCAGTACGGCAGCTTCAGTACCCGCTACAACCAGATCCAGTTTGCTTTCTTTCAGTTCGTCCTGAGTCGGGTTCAGTACGTACTGGTCATTGATGTAACCAACACGTGCAGCACCGATCGGGCCGTTGAATGGGATGCCAGACAGAGTCAGCGCAGCAGATGCACCGATCATTGCCACGATATCCGGGTTAACCTGTGGGTTAACGGAAACAACGGTCGCGATAACCTGAACTTCGTTAACGAAACCTTCCGGGAACAGCGGACGAACCGGGCGGTCAATCAGACGCGCAATCAGGGTTTCGCCTTCGCTTGGGCGGCCTTCACGACGGAAGAAGCTACCCGGGATACGGCCAGCAGCGTAGGTACGCTCCTGATAGTTAACGGTCAACGGGAAGAAATCCTGGCCCGGCTTCGCTTTTTTCTGACCTACAACGGTAACGAATACCGCAGTGTCATCCATGCTAACCATAACGGCTGCTGTCGCCTGACGCGCCATCATGCCGGTTTCCAGAGTGACGGTGTGTTGGCCGTACTGGAATTTACGAACGATCGGATTAAGCAAAATAATATCCTTTCTCTATTTTTGGACGGCACATTGATCTATGCGCCATCGTTAATACCCGATCTTCTGCGCATCCTCGCGACTAATGACAACCCTAACCCACATTCATTGGGTAAAGCCTCTCATTAGCCGCGCGAACCTCTGCAACGGAAGATCATTTATAGCAACAATACATTAGTTTCCAGCGAATTGCTGCCATCTGCTGGAAAAAAGGGGCCATGAAGGCCCCCTCTTTCTGAAACTCGAAAGAATTAGCGACGCAGACCCAGACGCTCGATCAGCGCGGTGTAGCGTGCAACATCTTTACGTTTCAGGTAGTCGAGCAGTTTACGACGCTGAGAAACCATGCGCAGCAGACCACGACGGCTGTGGTGATCTTTTTTGTGCTCTGCAAAGTGGCCCTGCAGGTGGTTAATCTGTGCAGTCAACAGAGCAACCTGAACATCGGTAGAACCGGTGTCGTTTGCATCACGACCGAACTCAGAAACGATTTTAGCTGTAGTTTCAGTACTTAGAGACATTTTAAAACTCCAAAGTATTAAGAATGAAAGGACGCCGATCTCTAATTCAGCGATCCCAGTGTACGCCGCGCGAACTGTTAAAAAATTTACGCAACGTTAAGCGGCAGTATTCTACTCGCAGCGCCCTTTTATCGCAAGACAGAGAGCGCTATGCAGGATACTCAACCACCAGGCGACGGGGAGCGACACGACCTTCATCGTCTATCTCACCCATGCCGATAA contains:
- the rpsO gene encoding 30S ribosomal protein S15; the encoded protein is MSLSTETTAKIVSEFGRDANDTGSTDVQVALLTAQINHLQGHFAEHKKDHHSRRGLLRMVSQRRKLLDYLKRKDVARYTALIERLGLRR